Proteins encoded within one genomic window of Synergistaceae bacterium:
- a CDS encoding YgeY family selenium metabolism-linked hydrolase, whose product MIPFEKILAKAEEYKPQMSRFLRDMIAIPSESCEEGDVIKRIKAEMEQCGFDRVEIDPMGNVLGFIGNGKHLIAMDGHVDTVGIGDRSLWEFDPYEGKEDDELIFGRGASDQEGGMASMVYAGKIIKELGLPGDFTLMVTGTVQEEDCDGLCWQYIIEEGGYKPEFVVITEPTSCNIYRGQRGRMEIRVEVKGISCHGSAPERGDNAIYKMAPILQELRALHENLLYDPFLGKGSLTVSEIFFTSPSRCAVADSCAISVDRRLTHGETWEMALQQIRNLPAVKAANGEVTMYKYERPSWTGLVYPTDCFFPTWVLEEDHAACKTLVDGYKELFKSEPLVDKWTFSTNGVSIMGRYDIPCIGFGPGHEDQAHAPNERTWKSELVKAAALYSVIPSIYTGKYAG is encoded by the coding sequence ATGATACCATTTGAAAAAATACTGGCCAAGGCCGAGGAGTACAAGCCCCAGATGTCCCGCTTCCTGCGGGATATGATAGCCATCCCCAGCGAGAGCTGCGAGGAGGGCGACGTCATCAAGCGCATCAAGGCCGAGATGGAGCAGTGCGGCTTCGACCGGGTCGAGATCGACCCGATGGGCAACGTGCTCGGCTTCATCGGCAACGGCAAGCACCTGATAGCCATGGACGGCCACGTGGACACGGTCGGCATCGGCGACCGATCCCTGTGGGAGTTCGACCCCTACGAGGGCAAGGAGGACGACGAGCTCATCTTCGGCAGGGGCGCGAGCGACCAGGAGGGCGGCATGGCCTCCATGGTCTACGCGGGAAAGATAATCAAGGAGCTGGGCCTCCCCGGCGACTTCACCCTAATGGTGACAGGCACCGTCCAGGAGGAGGACTGCGACGGCCTCTGCTGGCAGTACATCATTGAGGAGGGCGGCTACAAGCCGGAGTTCGTCGTCATTACCGAGCCGACCTCCTGCAACATCTACCGGGGCCAGCGAGGGCGCATGGAGATAAGGGTCGAGGTAAAGGGCATATCCTGCCACGGCTCCGCCCCGGAGAGGGGCGACAACGCCATCTACAAGATGGCCCCGATCCTGCAGGAGCTTCGCGCTCTTCACGAGAACCTGCTCTACGATCCCTTCCTCGGCAAGGGCAGCCTCACAGTGTCCGAGATCTTCTTCACGTCGCCGTCGCGCTGCGCGGTGGCCGACAGTTGCGCCATCTCCGTCGACCGAAGGCTCACCCACGGCGAGACCTGGGAGATGGCGTTGCAGCAGATCAGGAACCTTCCCGCCGTCAAGGCCGCGAACGGAGAGGTCACGATGTACAAGTACGAGCGCCCCTCCTGGACTGGGCTCGTCTACCCGACCGACTGCTTCTTCCCCACCTGGGTGCTGGAGGAGGACCACGCCGCCTGTAAGACGCTGGTCGACGGCTATAAAGAGCTGTTCAAGAGCGAGCCGCTGGTTGACAAGTGGACCTTCTCGACCAACGGCGTCTCCATAATGGGCCGCTACGACATACCGTGCATCGGCTTCGGGCCGGGGCACGAGGACCAGGCCCACGCGCCAAACGAGCGCACGTGGAAGAGCGAGCTGGTCAAGGCGGCGGCTCTCTACTCGGTCATTCCTTCCATCTACACCGGCAAGTACGCCGGTTGA